A portion of the Streptomyces coeruleoprunus genome contains these proteins:
- a CDS encoding serine hydrolase domain-containing protein: MRSTPRTLLAAALVLGVTAGAAALPAAASTPAPAAPGASAPSADVSAPPSWSETVRGLEAALAGVPAADATAALVRVGGTEGVWHGSSGVHDLKSNRPADPGARFRAGSVTKVFTAAVALQLAGEGRLDLDRSARSYLPELIPVSYENVTVRQLLDHTHGIPAADFPGNTVEEWYANRFEIHDPEATVRSATSKKPEFAPGEKQHYLNIGYTIAGLLIERVTGDSYEDQVARRILRPLGLRDTYLPGTNPHIAGRHNHGYQRMTLDDGTVGLRDVSVWGTTDGWAAGDIISTTADLERFTRALFAGRVVRGPLLEEMFTLPRVRDVKTGAPAAYSVGLSMKKLGGREVWGKTGGRWGYNAAIASTRNGSRTLVHSVNSTDAKGQDTSKVALDIMVATYGRPSAS; this comes from the coding sequence ATGAGAAGCACCCCGCGCACGCTGCTCGCCGCGGCGCTCGTCCTCGGCGTCACGGCGGGCGCCGCGGCCCTGCCGGCCGCCGCGTCCACCCCGGCCCCCGCCGCGCCCGGCGCGTCCGCCCCGTCCGCCGACGTCTCCGCGCCGCCCTCCTGGAGCGAGACCGTGCGGGGTCTGGAGGCCGCCCTCGCGGGCGTGCCGGCGGCGGACGCGACCGCCGCTCTGGTACGTGTCGGGGGCACCGAGGGCGTGTGGCACGGCAGCTCCGGCGTGCACGACCTGAAGAGCAACCGGCCGGCCGACCCGGGCGCCCGCTTCCGGGCCGGTTCCGTGACCAAGGTCTTCACGGCGGCGGTCGCCCTGCAACTGGCCGGCGAGGGCAGGCTGGACCTGGACCGCAGCGCGCGGTCGTACCTGCCGGAGCTGATCCCGGTGTCGTACGAGAACGTCACCGTCCGGCAGTTGCTCGACCACACGCACGGCATCCCGGCCGCCGACTTCCCCGGGAACACGGTCGAGGAGTGGTACGCCAACCGCTTCGAGATCCATGACCCCGAGGCCACCGTCCGCTCGGCGACGTCGAAGAAGCCCGAGTTCGCCCCGGGCGAGAAGCAGCACTACCTGAACATCGGCTACACGATCGCCGGGCTCCTGATCGAGCGCGTCACGGGTGACTCCTACGAGGACCAGGTCGCCCGCCGGATCCTCCGCCCGCTCGGGCTGCGGGACACCTACCTCCCCGGAACGAACCCGCACATCGCCGGCCGGCACAACCACGGCTACCAGCGGATGACCCTGGACGACGGCACGGTGGGCCTGCGGGACGTGTCGGTGTGGGGGACGACGGACGGCTGGGCGGCCGGGGACATCATCTCGACCACGGCGGACCTGGAGCGGTTCACCCGGGCGCTCTTCGCCGGCCGGGTGGTGCGCGGCCCGCTCCTGGAGGAGATGTTCACGCTGCCGCGGGTGCGGGACGTCAAGACCGGTGCCCCGGCCGCGTACTCCGTCGGCCTGTCGATGAAGAAGCTGGGCGGGCGCGAGGTGTGGGGCAAGACGGGTGGCCGCTGGGGCTACAACGCCGCCATCGCCTCCACCCGCAACGGCTCCCGGACGCTCGTCCACAGCGTCAACTCCACCGACGCCAAGGGCCAGGACACGAGCAAGGTGGCCCTGGACATCATGGTGGCGACCTACGGCAGGCCGTCCGCCTCCTGA
- a CDS encoding uracil-xanthine permease family protein yields MPSPRPTSRPTPPSGPHTAPATASTATATGRGSAPHPVDESRPLGRILLFGLQHVLVMAATPISAVFLMSATLELDPGLTVNLLSAAFVLSGVGSLIQSLGPWKFGPRLPFVMLPGGAPLILFLAIAEQHGLRTATGAVIITAAFYFVVLPVFSRLLAFFPALVIGTMIVIVGVNLVKVGAVLVTGRPGQPGFADPANLVLGMATIGFTVAFYRLFTGVLRQLAVMLGLIAGTVLSFLIGAADFGAAAEGGLLSVPRPLPFGSPEFNLIAALPLMLYSLASMAEATGQTVINAEAVGKRIDQRQDVPRTVRGDAATSLFGGFFGLPLMVTSGENIGIVRVTGVRSRYVTAAAGVVLIVIGFLAPVTRAISVVPSAVVGGTAMVVFAVITVLGVQMLGRAELDRHTNTFICAVAIALGLLPILIPGVYSGFPSNLRILLESGVAVGGFVAAVLNVLFHHVGRRTARASSTGHVPGPAAPGPAVSGPVPDSAPTPAAAPDSAPAPVPSVADAPHAQESDR; encoded by the coding sequence GTGCCCAGTCCCCGCCCCACGTCCCGCCCCACGCCCCCGTCCGGGCCGCACACCGCCCCAGCCACCGCGTCCACCGCCACGGCCACCGGCCGCGGGTCCGCGCCCCACCCCGTGGACGAGTCCCGGCCGCTCGGCAGGATCCTGCTCTTCGGCCTGCAGCACGTCCTCGTCATGGCCGCGACCCCCATCTCGGCCGTCTTCCTGATGAGCGCCACGCTGGAACTCGATCCCGGTCTGACGGTCAATCTGCTGTCGGCCGCCTTCGTCCTCTCCGGGGTCGGATCCCTGATCCAGTCCCTCGGGCCCTGGAAGTTCGGGCCCCGGCTGCCGTTCGTCATGCTGCCCGGCGGCGCCCCGCTCATCCTGTTCCTGGCCATCGCCGAACAGCACGGCCTGCGGACCGCGACCGGCGCGGTCATCATCACCGCCGCGTTCTACTTCGTCGTCCTGCCGGTCTTCTCGCGGCTGCTCGCGTTCTTCCCCGCGCTGGTCATCGGCACGATGATCGTCATCGTCGGGGTGAACCTGGTGAAGGTCGGCGCGGTGCTCGTCACCGGCCGCCCCGGCCAGCCCGGCTTCGCCGACCCCGCCAACCTCGTGCTCGGCATGGCGACGATCGGTTTCACCGTCGCGTTCTACCGCCTGTTCACCGGGGTGCTGCGGCAGTTGGCCGTCATGCTGGGCCTCATCGCCGGTACGGTCCTGTCCTTCCTCATCGGCGCGGCCGACTTCGGCGCGGCGGCCGAGGGCGGACTGCTGAGCGTGCCGCGGCCGCTGCCGTTCGGCTCGCCCGAGTTCAACCTGATCGCCGCGCTGCCGCTCATGCTGTACAGCCTCGCCTCCATGGCGGAGGCCACCGGCCAGACCGTCATCAACGCGGAGGCGGTCGGCAAGCGGATCGACCAGCGCCAGGACGTCCCCAGGACCGTACGCGGCGACGCGGCCACGTCCCTGTTCGGCGGCTTCTTCGGGCTGCCGCTCATGGTGACGAGCGGCGAGAACATCGGGATCGTCCGGGTCACCGGCGTACGCAGCAGGTACGTCACGGCGGCCGCCGGTGTCGTCCTGATCGTCATCGGTTTCCTGGCCCCCGTCACCCGGGCGATCAGTGTGGTGCCGTCGGCGGTGGTCGGCGGCACGGCCATGGTCGTCTTCGCCGTGATCACCGTGCTGGGCGTGCAGATGCTGGGCCGGGCCGAACTCGACCGGCACACCAACACGTTCATCTGCGCGGTCGCCATCGCGCTCGGCCTGCTGCCCATCCTCATCCCGGGCGTGTACAGCGGCTTCCCGTCGAACCTGCGGATCCTCCTCGAAAGCGGCGTGGCCGTGGGGGGGTTCGTCGCCGCCGTCCTCAACGTCCTGTTCCACCACGTGGGACGGCGGACCGCACGCGCGAGCTCGACGGGGCACGTACCGGGTCCCGCCGCACCGGGTCCCGCCGTCTCCGGCCCCGTACCCGATTCGGCCCCCACTCCCGCTGCCGCTCCCGATTCCGCTCCCGCACCCGTTCCCTCTGTGGCCGATGCGCCGCACGCGCAGGAAAGTGACCGATGA
- a CDS encoding amidohydrolase family protein: protein MTDHSPSPSPGLLGAGGPLLLVPEAVFTPDGPVSGRLAVVVADGSFLAVGPADEVERTHPHLTPVRLPGHVLMPGFVDAHHHLTQSFGSALAFGEPSEIFRRVWVPLETALDEESAYVAAKLAALESLRGGFTTVADAGTRAAVDLDVVASATRDAGIRCVLGLVCNDADGGTDTDTHSTGTLANAEKHLARYADDALVHPSLAVSVPEAATARTLRDTARLAAEAGAVVQIHVNEHLAGVERTLVRYGLRPLEYLHAVGALGPHLLAAHATLLTPRELTLLADSGAAVSYNPVASAWKGNAVAPATAMAERGIRFGLGTDGTRGDGFRLADAAESAQRLAYGLAMGDSSCGAGWTWLDHAGRGGADAVGLGARTGTIVEGAAADFLLVDVSTPELRLSWDLPWELVRRGNRDQITAVFVGGRLRLWRGWPADWDGRALVERAATLSREVMARASVTRVHPTSAEARHRGAGR from the coding sequence ATGACCGACCATTCCCCCAGCCCCTCCCCCGGCCTCCTCGGGGCCGGCGGCCCGCTGCTGCTCGTCCCCGAGGCCGTGTTCACCCCGGACGGCCCGGTGTCCGGGCGCCTGGCGGTCGTCGTGGCCGACGGCTCGTTCCTCGCCGTGGGGCCGGCCGATGAGGTGGAGCGTACGCATCCGCATCTGACGCCGGTCCGGCTGCCCGGGCACGTGCTGATGCCCGGTTTCGTGGACGCCCACCACCACCTGACGCAGAGCTTCGGCTCGGCCCTGGCCTTCGGGGAGCCGTCGGAGATCTTCCGCCGGGTGTGGGTGCCGCTGGAGACCGCGCTGGACGAGGAGTCCGCGTACGTGGCGGCGAAGCTGGCGGCGCTGGAGTCGCTGCGCGGCGGGTTCACGACCGTCGCCGACGCGGGCACCCGCGCCGCCGTGGACCTGGACGTCGTGGCCTCGGCGACGCGCGACGCCGGTATCCGCTGCGTACTCGGCCTCGTCTGCAACGACGCGGACGGGGGCACGGACACGGACACGCACTCCACCGGGACGCTCGCGAACGCCGAGAAGCACCTCGCCCGTTACGCGGACGACGCCCTGGTCCATCCCTCCCTCGCGGTCTCCGTCCCCGAGGCCGCGACAGCCCGCACCCTGCGCGACACCGCCCGCCTGGCCGCCGAGGCGGGAGCCGTCGTCCAGATCCACGTCAACGAACATCTGGCCGGCGTGGAACGCACCCTGGTCCGGTACGGGCTGCGTCCCCTGGAGTACCTGCACGCCGTCGGCGCCCTGGGCCCGCACCTGCTCGCGGCGCACGCGACCCTGCTCACGCCGCGGGAACTCACGCTGCTCGCCGACAGTGGAGCGGCCGTGAGCTACAACCCCGTGGCCAGCGCGTGGAAGGGCAACGCCGTGGCCCCGGCGACCGCCATGGCGGAGCGCGGCATCCGGTTCGGCCTCGGTACGGACGGGACGCGGGGCGACGGGTTCCGGCTGGCCGACGCGGCCGAGTCCGCGCAGCGGCTGGCGTACGGGCTGGCCATGGGCGACTCCTCGTGCGGTGCGGGCTGGACGTGGCTGGACCACGCCGGGCGGGGCGGTGCCGACGCCGTCGGCCTCGGGGCCCGTACCGGCACGATCGTCGAAGGCGCCGCCGCCGACTTCCTGCTCGTCGACGTGTCGACGCCGGAACTGCGGCTGTCGTGGGACCTGCCCTGGGAGCTGGTACGGCGGGGGAACCGCGACCAGATCACGGCGGTGTTCGTCGGCGGGCGGCTGCGGCTGTGGCGCGGCTGGCCGGCCGACTGGGACGGCCGGGCGCTCGTGGAGCGGGCGGCCACGCTGTCCCGCGAGGTCATGGCGCGGGCGTCCGTGACGCGCGTCCACCCCACGTCCGCGGAGGCACGGCACAGGGGCGCGGGGCGTTGA
- a CDS encoding sulfite exporter TauE/SafE family protein, whose product MSTEALVLLAVTVAVAAFVQGAGGLGFALIVAPVAGLLDPGLVPVFVLASMVPLNLYVAWRERAALDLRGAGWITAARLLATPGGLVLLWAVPDGRLGLLVGAATVLAAVVSLAAPAFTPGRRAYAAAGVVTGLTETATGVGGPPLALVYQHRPAAELRATVAVCFLVGEVASLALLFATGRGRPEQLGWAVLLLPALAAGAWLSRLVHHRLDARRMRVFVLCFALVSGVVLMLGA is encoded by the coding sequence TTGAGTACGGAGGCGCTGGTGCTCCTGGCGGTGACGGTGGCCGTCGCGGCGTTCGTCCAGGGCGCCGGCGGCCTGGGCTTCGCGCTGATCGTCGCGCCGGTGGCCGGGCTGCTCGATCCCGGTCTCGTGCCGGTGTTCGTCCTGGCGTCGATGGTCCCGCTCAACCTGTACGTCGCATGGCGCGAGCGGGCCGCACTGGACCTGCGGGGCGCGGGCTGGATCACGGCGGCGCGGCTGCTGGCGACGCCGGGCGGGCTCGTCCTCCTGTGGGCCGTCCCGGACGGCCGTCTGGGCCTGCTGGTCGGGGCGGCGACCGTGCTGGCCGCGGTCGTGAGCCTGGCCGCGCCCGCCTTCACACCGGGCCGCCGGGCGTACGCGGCCGCCGGGGTGGTCACGGGGCTCACGGAGACCGCGACCGGGGTGGGCGGCCCGCCGCTCGCCCTGGTCTACCAGCACCGCCCGGCGGCGGAGCTGCGTGCGACGGTCGCCGTGTGCTTCCTCGTCGGCGAAGTGGCCTCGCTGGCGCTGCTGTTCGCGACCGGGCGGGGCCGTCCGGAGCAGCTGGGGTGGGCGGTGCTGCTGCTGCCCGCCCTGGCCGCGGGGGCCTGGCTCAGCCGGCTGGTGCACCACCGGCTGGACGCCCGCAGGATGCGGGTGTTCGTGCTGTGCTTCGCCCTGGTCTCGGGGGTGGTGCTCATGCTGGGGGCGTGA
- a CDS encoding LacI family DNA-binding transcriptional regulator has translation MSPSGSGARPPTIADVAQAAGVSRTTVSHALNGLGKVDPRTRERIKKVAADLGYRPNLRAQRLRRGEAKAIALASSMPFAVAGGPSRLGFYMEVAAAAAERALVHGYALVLVPPVRSGSPLYSVDIDGAIVVEPDADDVASAQLRERGLPYVTLGRPVAAGDDTPYVDLRGGRVAELLLAHLREQGARHPALIIGAGARHSAVDARAAFERAAAAHGWSPLVATAPEAGGEQAGYDTCAALLARHPEIDAVCALVDAFAVGAVRAIRDSGRAIPDDVMVVTRYDGLRARTCEPPLTAVDLHLDRAAADAVELLLARLRGDGTTTPAPAAVPEPVVVPRASSLRLTPPA, from the coding sequence ATGTCCCCTTCCGGTTCCGGCGCCCGGCCGCCCACCATCGCCGATGTGGCCCAGGCCGCGGGGGTGTCGCGGACGACCGTCTCGCACGCGCTGAACGGGCTCGGGAAGGTCGACCCGCGCACCCGCGAGCGCATCAAGAAGGTGGCCGCCGACCTCGGGTACCGGCCGAACCTCCGGGCCCAGCGGCTGCGCCGGGGCGAGGCCAAGGCCATCGCGCTGGCCTCGTCGATGCCCTTCGCCGTGGCCGGAGGTCCCTCCCGGCTCGGCTTCTACATGGAGGTGGCCGCGGCGGCAGCCGAGCGCGCGCTCGTCCACGGGTACGCGCTCGTGCTCGTCCCGCCCGTGCGGTCCGGTTCGCCGCTGTACTCCGTCGACATCGACGGCGCCATCGTCGTGGAGCCCGACGCCGACGACGTGGCGTCGGCACAGCTGCGCGAGCGCGGACTGCCCTACGTCACGCTGGGCCGGCCGGTGGCGGCCGGCGACGACACCCCGTACGTCGATCTGCGCGGCGGCCGCGTCGCCGAACTGCTCCTGGCGCACCTGCGCGAACAGGGCGCGCGCCACCCGGCGTTGATCATCGGCGCGGGCGCGCGCCACTCCGCCGTCGACGCCCGAGCCGCCTTCGAACGCGCCGCGGCCGCCCACGGCTGGTCCCCCCTCGTCGCGACCGCCCCCGAGGCGGGCGGCGAACAGGCCGGCTACGACACGTGCGCCGCGCTGCTGGCCCGCCACCCGGAGATCGACGCCGTCTGCGCGCTCGTGGACGCCTTCGCCGTCGGTGCGGTCCGCGCGATCCGGGACAGCGGACGCGCCATCCCGGACGACGTCATGGTCGTCACCCGGTACGACGGACTGCGCGCCCGGACCTGCGAACCGCCGCTCACCGCCGTCGACCTGCACCTGGACCGGGCCGCCGCCGACGCGGTGGAGCTGCTGCTCGCCCGCCTGCGCGGCGACGGCACCACGACCCCCGCCCCGGCCGCGGTGCCCGAACCCGTGGTCGTCCCCCGGGCCTCGTCCCTGCGCCTCACGCCCCCAGCATGA
- a CDS encoding thermonuclease family protein, whose protein sequence is MTPPHHDPAASRRGTADQPRGTPPRRRSWLIAALVSLGLIGGAGAIGLLADPEPAERTSAPAQPQSPPPQPPPARTSSSPPPTTSSARQPAAPAPAAELVVVRIVDGDTLDVRGDGRVLPGDTTARVRLIAVDAPEAGACHGAEATARLAALLPPGSALRAERDVDLKDPYDRYLLYVWNDKNVFVNESLVRTGHAEAVLFPPNDARWAALSKAEAVAREADAGLWSACAAPAAPPAVPSEPEPVPGNPAGLPPGPAPGPDLDCGDLDGPVWVGSYDPHRLDRDGDGVGCESG, encoded by the coding sequence GTGACCCCGCCCCACCACGACCCGGCAGCCTCGCGGCGCGGGACGGCTGACCAGCCCCGCGGGACACCGCCCCGGCGCCGCTCGTGGCTGATCGCCGCCCTCGTCTCCCTCGGCCTCATCGGAGGCGCCGGCGCCATCGGCCTCCTCGCCGACCCCGAACCGGCCGAGCGCACCTCAGCCCCCGCGCAGCCGCAGTCGCCGCCCCCACAGCCCCCGCCGGCCCGGACGTCCTCCTCCCCGCCGCCCACGACGTCTTCGGCACGGCAGCCCGCGGCCCCGGCCCCCGCCGCCGAGCTCGTCGTCGTGCGCATCGTCGATGGTGACACCCTCGATGTGCGGGGTGACGGGCGCGTCCTGCCCGGTGACACGACAGCGCGGGTGCGGCTCATCGCGGTCGACGCGCCCGAGGCGGGTGCCTGCCACGGGGCCGAGGCCACCGCGCGGCTCGCGGCGCTGCTGCCGCCCGGCAGCGCCCTGCGCGCCGAGCGGGACGTCGACCTCAAGGACCCGTACGACCGCTACCTGCTCTACGTCTGGAACGACAAGAACGTGTTCGTGAACGAGTCGCTGGTGCGGACCGGTCACGCCGAGGCCGTGCTCTTCCCGCCCAACGACGCCCGATGGGCCGCGCTGTCGAAGGCCGAGGCCGTCGCCAGGGAGGCGGACGCGGGCCTGTGGTCGGCCTGTGCTGCCCCGGCCGCGCCCCCTGCCGTGCCCTCGGAACCGGAGCCCGTGCCGGGCAATCCCGCTGGTCTGCCCCCGGGGCCCGCCCCCGGGCCCGACCTCGACTGCGGCGATCTCGACGGGCCCGTGTGGGTCGGCTCGTACGACCCGCACCGCCTCGACCGTGACGGCGACGGCGTCGGGTGCGAGAGCGGCTGA
- a CDS encoding TetR/AcrR family transcriptional regulator — MSDGSPGAGRARLSRERVLRAALAVADGEGLPAVSMRRVAEELGVETMALYRYTPSKDDLLDGLVETLFLELEERLADAGHPAVAGPTPGHLARTDLRRALHGLASEMYRVAEAHPNVVSLCATRPLTVPLTRRPPAVLRVHERLLTLLHAAGVEERAALRTYRAFISWVLGYIVIDLREVVDDPDEPDPAFRLGLHRLPAKDFPMLRAAGPRLAERGHEEQLTAGVDALLNGLGAGDGE, encoded by the coding sequence ATGAGTGACGGATCACCGGGAGCGGGCCGTGCGCGTCTGAGCCGTGAACGCGTCCTGCGCGCCGCGCTGGCCGTGGCGGACGGGGAGGGGCTGCCCGCCGTCAGCATGCGGCGCGTCGCGGAGGAGCTCGGCGTCGAGACCATGGCGCTGTACCGGTACACGCCGAGCAAGGACGACCTGCTCGACGGGCTCGTCGAGACGCTCTTCCTGGAGCTGGAGGAGCGTCTGGCGGACGCCGGGCACCCCGCCGTCGCCGGCCCGACCCCCGGCCACCTCGCCAGGACGGACCTGCGACGCGCGCTCCACGGCCTGGCGTCCGAGATGTACCGCGTGGCGGAGGCCCACCCGAACGTCGTCTCCCTCTGCGCGACACGCCCCTTGACGGTCCCTCTGACGCGCCGGCCCCCCGCGGTGCTGCGCGTCCACGAGCGCCTGCTGACGCTGCTCCACGCCGCGGGCGTGGAGGAGCGGGCGGCACTCCGGACGTACCGGGCCTTCATCTCGTGGGTCCTCGGCTACATCGTCATCGACCTGCGCGAGGTGGTCGACGACCCCGACGAGCCCGACCCGGCCTTCCGCCTGGGCCTGCACCGCCTGCCGGCCAAGGACTTCCCCATGCTCCGGGCGGCGGGCCCCCGCCTCGCCGAACGCGGCCACGAGGAACAACTGACGGCCGGCGTGGACGCGTTGCTGAACGGCCTGGGGGCGGGCGACGGGGAGTGA
- a CDS encoding S8 family peptidase has translation MAIDKLAPPLAAAYARYLEEDRRRAPLRRPARMMGIVSVDQRAKPVRVVVSVECDPDMPLDEIRDEDIEVNEGGRRVHTAIVPLDALERLSDRPGVRRIVPAAQLRPYLDRAQVSTGVPTFRNRTGLTGRGVLVGVVDTGIDPRHAAFQGRIERIWDQTVLGGDGVPEGRYGAEFTTTSPTANPLSRDTDGHGTHVAGIAAGTEGLAPEARIVAVKTDFQDAHIIDGFQYVFRLARELGMPAVVNLSLGGHADAHDGTDVMSLGIEDEVGPGRVVCCAAGNEGDDDIHARLVVPEGGVRSVPCHPGRVGGALDLFWLNGWYPGSDRLEVAVVSPSGDTTGFQPVRPSDEPTVDHRLVDGTVQIVTPGPDRENGDHNFFVTVEPAPTRFARRAPWRLVLRGDRVSGPGSTAHVWMLGRADADPQPQFSGPAVQDAFKIGSPGAATSAITVAASTTRTEWRDVDGRQRRAPALVIDDIASFSSEGPRRDDVQKPDLAAPGAMIVSALSRDAFDMERHFIIDNSHAVLQGTSMACPFVAGLCALLLQGDPGADPGKILTTLAETATIPGAAPGAFDPKWGRGLVDAARL, from the coding sequence ATGGCGATCGACAAGCTGGCGCCGCCACTCGCCGCGGCGTACGCGCGCTACCTGGAGGAAGACCGCCGGCGCGCCCCGCTCAGGAGGCCCGCCCGAATGATGGGGATCGTCTCCGTCGACCAGCGCGCCAAGCCCGTGCGCGTGGTCGTCTCGGTGGAGTGCGACCCCGATATGCCGCTGGACGAGATACGCGACGAGGACATCGAGGTCAACGAGGGCGGCCGGCGGGTGCACACGGCGATCGTGCCGCTCGACGCGCTGGAGCGGCTGTCCGACCGGCCCGGCGTCCGCCGGATCGTCCCGGCCGCGCAGCTCCGCCCGTACCTCGACCGCGCGCAGGTCAGTACCGGCGTACCGACGTTCCGCAACCGCACCGGACTCACCGGCCGCGGCGTACTCGTCGGGGTGGTGGACACGGGCATCGACCCACGGCACGCGGCCTTCCAGGGGCGTATCGAGCGCATCTGGGACCAGACGGTGCTCGGGGGCGACGGCGTGCCGGAGGGCCGTTACGGAGCCGAGTTCACCACGACGTCACCGACGGCGAACCCGCTGTCCCGTGACACGGACGGGCACGGGACGCACGTCGCGGGCATCGCGGCGGGCACCGAGGGCCTCGCCCCCGAGGCGCGGATCGTGGCGGTCAAGACCGACTTCCAGGACGCGCACATCATCGACGGCTTCCAGTACGTCTTCCGCCTGGCCCGCGAACTCGGCATGCCCGCGGTGGTCAACCTCAGCCTGGGCGGCCACGCCGACGCGCACGACGGCACGGACGTCATGTCCCTCGGCATCGAGGACGAGGTCGGCCCGGGGCGCGTCGTGTGCTGCGCGGCGGGCAACGAGGGCGACGACGACATCCACGCGCGCCTCGTGGTCCCCGAGGGCGGCGTCCGCTCCGTTCCCTGCCACCCGGGCCGGGTCGGCGGCGCCCTGGACCTGTTCTGGCTGAACGGCTGGTATCCCGGGTCCGACCGGCTGGAGGTCGCCGTGGTCTCGCCGTCGGGCGACACCACCGGGTTCCAGCCCGTACGGCCGTCGGACGAGCCGACCGTCGACCACCGCCTGGTCGACGGCACCGTGCAGATCGTCACGCCCGGCCCCGACCGGGAGAACGGCGACCACAACTTCTTCGTGACCGTCGAGCCGGCGCCCACCCGGTTCGCCCGTCGGGCCCCCTGGCGTCTCGTGCTCCGCGGTGACCGGGTCAGCGGCCCGGGCAGCACGGCGCACGTGTGGATGCTGGGCCGTGCGGACGCCGACCCGCAGCCCCAGTTCAGCGGGCCGGCGGTGCAGGACGCGTTCAAGATCGGCTCTCCGGGGGCGGCCACGTCGGCGATCACCGTCGCGGCCTCGACGACGCGTACGGAATGGCGCGACGTGGACGGCAGGCAGCGCCGTGCTCCCGCTCTGGTGATCGACGACATCGCGAGCTTCAGCAGCGAGGGGCCCCGCCGGGACGACGTGCAGAAGCCGGATCTCGCCGCACCAGGGGCGATGATCGTCTCCGCGCTGTCGCGCGACGCCTTCGACATGGAGAGGCACTTCATCATCGACAACAGCCACGCAGTGCTCCAGGGCACGAGCATGGCGTGCCCGTTCGTCGCGGGCCTGTGCGCGCTGCTGCTCCAGGGCGACCCGGGCGCGGACCCCGGCAAGATCCTCACCACGCTCGCGGAGACGGCGACCATCCCCGGCGCAGCACCGGGGGCGTTCGACCCCAAGTGGGGTCGCGGCCTCGTGGACGCGGCGCGGCTGTGA
- a CDS encoding SRPBCC family protein, giving the protein MTIDVTAQRAIPVPPEEVAAYAMDWRHDAEWTQGIRTAELTKEAPGGGFGAGAEVTRTAYFLGRRIDYVLRVAAHEPPRLLDMVSVAGPMPMHVTYSFEPAPGGTLARIRVRGGGGGFYRLAGPFLARKVRGNLDKDLRDLEARLTGRE; this is encoded by the coding sequence ATGACGATCGACGTGACCGCGCAGCGCGCCATCCCCGTGCCGCCCGAGGAGGTCGCCGCGTACGCCATGGACTGGCGGCACGACGCCGAGTGGACCCAGGGCATCCGCACGGCGGAGCTCACGAAGGAGGCGCCCGGGGGCGGCTTCGGCGCGGGCGCCGAGGTCACCCGTACGGCCTACTTCCTGGGCCGCCGCATCGACTACGTGCTGCGCGTGGCGGCCCATGAACCCCCGCGGCTCCTGGACATGGTGTCCGTGGCGGGTCCGATGCCCATGCACGTCACGTACAGCTTCGAGCCCGCGCCGGGCGGGACCCTGGCGCGGATCCGGGTCCGGGGCGGCGGCGGCGGTTTCTACCGGCTGGCCGGACCCTTCCTGGCACGAAAGGTGCGCGGCAATCTCGACAAGGACCTGCGCGACCTCGAAGCCCGGCTCACCGGACGGGAGTGA
- a CDS encoding TfoX/Sxy family protein — translation MAYDEGLAERIRERLGTGPDVSEKHMFGGAAFLCRGNMAVGVVGDDLIVRVGPEATEEALARPGARVFDMTGRPMRGWVVVAGTAVGEDEALADWLDEGWAFAAGLPPK, via the coding sequence ATGGCGTACGACGAGGGTCTGGCGGAGCGGATCCGCGAGCGGCTGGGCACGGGCCCGGACGTCTCCGAGAAGCACATGTTCGGCGGGGCCGCCTTCCTGTGCCGGGGGAACATGGCGGTGGGCGTCGTCGGTGACGACCTGATCGTCCGCGTCGGCCCGGAGGCGACGGAGGAGGCGCTGGCGCGGCCGGGCGCCCGGGTCTTCGACATGACGGGCCGCCCCATGCGCGGCTGGGTGGTCGTCGCCGGGACGGCGGTCGGCGAGGACGAGGCGCTGGCGGACTGGCTCGACGAGGGCTGGGCCTTCGCAGCGGGCCTGCCGCCCAAGTGA
- a CDS encoding zinc ribbon domain-containing protein YjdM, whose protein sequence is MNENLPPCPECSGAYTYEMGALLVCPECGHEWSPAAAEPAGDPGDKVIRDAVGNVLADGDTVTVVKTLKVKGSPTGIKAGTKVRGIRLVDGVDGHDIDCKVDGFGAMQLKSSVVKKA, encoded by the coding sequence GTGAACGAGAACCTGCCCCCCTGCCCCGAATGCTCCGGCGCCTACACCTACGAGATGGGTGCGCTCCTGGTCTGCCCGGAATGCGGGCACGAGTGGTCACCCGCGGCTGCCGAGCCCGCGGGGGACCCGGGCGACAAGGTGATCAGGGACGCCGTCGGCAACGTACTCGCCGACGGCGACACCGTGACCGTGGTCAAGACCCTGAAGGTCAAGGGCAGCCCGACGGGTATCAAGGCGGGCACCAAGGTGCGGGGCATCCGTCTCGTCGACGGCGTCGACGGTCATGACATCGACTGCAAGGTCGACGGATTCGGCGCCATGCAGCTGAAGTCCAGCGTGGTGAAGAAGGCCTGA